The following are encoded together in the Halopseudomonas salegens genome:
- the acpS gene encoding holo-ACP synthase, whose amino-acid sequence MIRGIGTDLVRVERIEAVLARQGERFARRILTPDEFTRFASHGQPGRFLAKRFAAKEAILKALGTGLAAGMSWQQLQIDRDAAGAPLVRLNGTAAAHLAAGGGGRMLLSLSDEREQALAFAVWSQE is encoded by the coding sequence ATGATCCGGGGAATTGGGACTGATCTGGTTCGGGTTGAGCGAATTGAAGCCGTGTTGGCGCGCCAGGGTGAGCGCTTTGCCCGGCGTATTCTGACCCCGGACGAGTTTACCCGCTTTGCCTCGCATGGCCAGCCGGGGCGCTTTCTGGCCAAGCGTTTTGCTGCCAAGGAAGCCATTCTCAAGGCACTGGGGACGGGTCTCGCCGCAGGCATGTCCTGGCAACAGCTGCAGATTGATCGTGATGCTGCCGGTGCACCTCTGGTACGACTCAATGGTACAGCGGCTGCCCACCTGGCAGCAGGGGGCGGTGGACGCATGTTGTTGTCACTCAGCGACGAACGCGAGCAGGCCCTGGCTTTTGCTGTCTGGTCACAGGAATGA
- the recO gene encoding DNA repair protein RecO, which yields MAQANALIPAYVLHSRPYRDSSALVDLLTLQQGRQRVVWRGARGGRKGSLTPQPFQPLLLSLTGRGELKTLQQAERAGSLPGLQGNALFSGLYLNELLARLLLTDEPQPLIFAGYQSAIQGLAEQQSLEPLLRRFEWLLLNELGYGFSLQQDANGQPLQAEYHYQWQAEHGLLPVQGGQPGIPGATLLAMAADDWSAADTLRWGKRLMRQALAVHLGDKPLHSRQLFTATKEIDHD from the coding sequence ATGGCTCAGGCCAATGCATTGATTCCGGCCTATGTTCTTCACAGCCGCCCTTACCGCGACAGCAGCGCGCTGGTTGATCTGCTGACCCTGCAGCAGGGCCGCCAACGGGTGGTCTGGCGTGGTGCGCGCGGTGGTCGCAAGGGAAGCCTGACACCGCAACCCTTTCAGCCGCTGTTGCTCAGCTTGACGGGGCGTGGTGAATTGAAAACCCTGCAGCAGGCGGAGCGAGCCGGCTCGCTACCTGGCCTGCAGGGCAATGCCCTGTTCAGCGGGCTGTACCTGAATGAGCTGCTTGCACGTCTGCTATTGACGGATGAACCCCAACCCTTGATCTTTGCGGGTTACCAGAGCGCGATTCAAGGTTTGGCGGAGCAGCAGTCACTGGAACCGCTGTTGCGCCGCTTTGAGTGGCTGTTACTCAATGAGCTGGGCTATGGCTTCAGTCTGCAGCAGGATGCCAATGGGCAACCGCTGCAGGCTGAATATCATTATCAATGGCAGGCCGAGCATGGTTTGCTGCCAGTGCAAGGCGGCCAACCGGGTATTCCGGGTGCCACGCTGCTGGCCATGGCCGCTGACGATTGGTCTGCGGCCGACACTCTGCGCTGGGGCAAACGTCTGATGCGGCAGGCTCTGGCCGTCCATCTGGGTGATAAACCTTTGCACAGCCGTCAACTATTTACTGCCACCAAGGAAATCGACCATGACTGA
- the era gene encoding GTPase Era, producing MTEAVSRCGYVAIVGRPNVGKSTLLNHILGQKLAITSRKPQTTRHTLLGIKTEGVVQAIYVDTPGLHKDNEKALNRFMNKSASQALRDVDVVLFVVDRLRWTDEDDMVLERVRHVQCPVLLVVNKVDRLDDKKQLLPHLEWLTTQLPDAEVVPVSALQGRNIEHLESLIAERLPQSEHFYPDDQLTDRSSRFLAAELIREKVMRQLGAEIPYQVTVEIEQFKQEGKILHIHALILVEREGQKKIIIGDGGDRMKKIGQEARLDMQKLFGSKIMLNMWVKVKRGWSDDERALSSLGYTFDR from the coding sequence ATGACTGAAGCGGTATCACGTTGTGGCTATGTCGCCATTGTTGGCCGGCCCAATGTGGGCAAGTCGACATTGCTCAACCATATTCTTGGCCAGAAACTGGCGATTACCTCGCGCAAGCCGCAAACCACGCGGCACACGTTGCTCGGGATCAAGACCGAAGGCGTCGTTCAGGCAATCTACGTTGATACTCCCGGTCTGCACAAGGATAACGAGAAAGCCCTCAACCGCTTCATGAACAAGAGTGCCAGTCAGGCGCTGCGCGATGTCGATGTGGTGCTTTTTGTGGTTGACCGGCTGCGCTGGACCGATGAAGACGACATGGTGCTCGAGCGTGTGCGCCATGTGCAGTGTCCGGTACTGCTGGTGGTCAACAAGGTTGATCGACTGGATGACAAAAAGCAGTTACTGCCGCACCTGGAATGGCTGACTACCCAGCTGCCGGATGCTGAGGTGGTGCCGGTGTCTGCGCTGCAGGGTCGTAATATTGAGCACCTGGAAAGCCTGATTGCCGAGCGTTTGCCGCAGAGCGAGCATTTTTATCCGGACGATCAACTGACTGATCGCAGTTCACGTTTTCTTGCCGCTGAGCTGATTCGTGAAAAAGTCATGCGCCAGTTAGGTGCCGAGATCCCCTATCAGGTCACCGTGGAAATCGAGCAGTTCAAGCAGGAAGGCAAGATTCTGCATATTCATGCGTTGATTCTGGTTGAACGCGAGGGTCAGAAGAAAATCATCATTGGTGATGGTGGTGACCGGATGAAGAAAATCGGCCAGGAAGCGCGTCTGGACATGCAAAAGCTGTTCGGCAGCAAGATCATGCTCAATATGTGGGTCAAGGTGAAGCGAGGCTGGTCGGACGACGAGCGTGCCTTGAGCTCTCTGGGTTACACCTTCGATCGCTGA
- the lepB gene encoding signal peptidase I: MHIDFPLILVLAVAITGALALLDRLWLARRRAKAVERYEQSVDTVDPRTRERLVKEPLAIEYAKSFFPVLAIVLVLRSFLVEPFQIPSGSMKPTLEVGDFILVNKFAYGIRLPVLNTKIISVDDPQRGEVMVFRYPNNPRINYIKRVIGMPGDHVVYADKQFYINGERIEQSMIERRSDDEIPLGHPLRAAAQVEIREEYLGDQDHRIRLKQLSPAADKQEWRVPEGHYFMVGDNRDNSNDSRYWSSPDIPEPLWGMVPDNYIVGKAFVVWMHWPSPKLSNLPSFSTVSRIN; this comes from the coding sequence ATGCACATTGATTTTCCCCTGATTCTGGTACTGGCAGTCGCCATCACTGGCGCTTTGGCGTTGCTCGATCGTCTCTGGTTGGCGCGCCGCCGCGCCAAAGCGGTTGAGCGTTATGAACAATCCGTGGATACAGTAGATCCGCGAACTCGCGAGCGCCTGGTCAAAGAGCCGCTGGCCATCGAATATGCTAAATCATTCTTTCCGGTGCTGGCCATTGTTCTGGTTTTGCGCTCCTTTCTGGTGGAGCCCTTTCAGATTCCCTCCGGATCAATGAAACCTACACTGGAAGTGGGCGATTTTATCCTGGTCAATAAGTTCGCCTATGGCATTCGCCTGCCGGTATTGAATACCAAGATCATTTCTGTCGATGACCCCCAGCGCGGTGAAGTGATGGTGTTCCGATATCCCAATAATCCGCGAATCAACTATATTAAGCGGGTAATCGGCATGCCAGGGGATCATGTGGTCTATGCTGACAAACAGTTCTATATCAACGGTGAGCGTATCGAACAGTCAATGATCGAGCGCCGGTCGGATGACGAGATCCCACTGGGGCATCCGTTGCGCGCTGCGGCTCAGGTTGAGATACGTGAGGAATATCTGGGCGACCAGGATCACCGGATTCGCCTCAAGCAGTTGTCACCGGCTGCGGACAAGCAGGAATGGAGGGTGCCTGAAGGGCACTATTTCATGGTTGGGGATAACCGCGACAACTCCAACGATAGCCGTTACTGGAGCTCTCCGGATATTCCTGAACCCTTGTGGGGTATGGTGCCTGACAACTATATTGTCGGTAAGGCTTTTGTCGTGTGGATGCACTGGCCGTCGCCCAAACTGAGTAATTTGCCCAGTTTCTCGACGGTATCGAGAATTAACTGA
- the rnc gene encoding ribonuclease III yields the protein MSNRLDRLERKIGYTFSDQSLLTLALTHRSLGGRNNERLEFLGDSVLNFVAAEALFERFPEAREGQLSRLRARLVKGVTLAELAKGFELGDFLRLGSGELKSGGFRRESILADTTEAIIGAIYLDSGMDAARERVLYWLTGHIDSLTLVDNNKDAKTRLQEYLQSRHCELPRYEVIESSGEAHCRSFKVDCRISLLDEPTFGAGNSRRMAEQQAAQQALIALGAEKVDD from the coding sequence GTGAGTAACAGGCTAGACCGACTTGAACGCAAGATAGGCTATACCTTCAGTGATCAGTCGCTGTTGACGCTGGCCCTGACCCACCGGAGCCTGGGTGGACGCAATAATGAGCGACTCGAGTTCCTGGGGGATTCGGTACTCAATTTTGTTGCCGCCGAGGCCTTGTTCGAGCGCTTTCCCGAAGCCCGCGAGGGCCAGTTGTCGCGCTTGCGTGCTCGTCTGGTCAAAGGGGTGACACTGGCTGAACTCGCCAAGGGCTTTGAGCTGGGTGACTTTCTCCGGCTGGGGTCGGGTGAGCTGAAAAGTGGTGGCTTTCGGCGTGAATCGATTCTGGCCGACACCACTGAAGCGATCATTGGTGCCATTTATCTGGATAGTGGCATGGATGCGGCGAGGGAGCGGGTTCTGTATTGGTTGACCGGGCATATCGATAGCCTGACGCTGGTTGACAATAACAAGGACGCCAAGACCCGTTTGCAGGAGTACCTTCAGTCGCGGCACTGCGAATTGCCGCGCTATGAAGTAATCGAAAGCAGTGGCGAGGCTCACTGCCGCAGCTTCAAGGTGGACTGTCGAATCAGTCTGCTTGATGAACCTACCTTTGGCGCGGGCAATAGCCGGCGTATGGCTGAACAACAAGCGGCCCAGCAGGCACTGATTGCCCTGGGTGCGGAGAAAGTTGATGACTGA
- a CDS encoding DUF4845 domain-containing protein: MRQSQKGMSFFGWLAIISLIIFALVIVMKLAPIYMDHFSLRNIITSVNDDPTLEINSLRDMHRHVERGMQINSIRDIDASEAIEITTSGTNTYTVVLKYEVRSPLLQTVDLLVHFDETHIVRPIK; the protein is encoded by the coding sequence ATGCGCCAATCTCAGAAAGGCATGTCGTTTTTTGGCTGGCTAGCCATCATTTCCCTGATCATCTTTGCTCTGGTCATCGTGATGAAACTGGCTCCGATCTACATGGACCACTTTTCACTGCGCAATATCATAACCTCGGTCAATGATGATCCAACACTGGAGATCAACTCATTGCGGGATATGCACCGGCATGTAGAGCGCGGTATGCAGATCAACAGCATTCGCGATATTGATGCCAGTGAAGCAATTGAGATCACCACCAGTGGTACCAACACCTACACGGTGGTGCTCAAATACGAAGTACGTTCGCCACTGCTTCAGACCGTGGACCTGCTGGTCCATTTCGATGAAACCCATATTGTCAGACCTATAAAGTGA
- the pdxJ gene encoding pyridoxine 5'-phosphate synthase — MTDRVLLGVNIDHIATVRQARGTRYPDPVQAAIEAEQAGADGITVHLREDRRHIQERDVRLLAEVLQTRMNLELAVTDAMLAFAAEIRPAHVCLVPEKREELTTEGGLDIIGNQARVQAAVEQLTELGSEVSLFIDPDLAQIDMARRLGAPVIELHTGHYADTSGTEQAAALKSIRHAAAHARKLGLVVNAGHGLHYHNVEPIAAIDGMHELNIGHAIIARALFSGLASAVRDMRSLIQAAQQR; from the coding sequence ATGACTGACAGAGTCTTGCTGGGGGTCAATATTGACCATATTGCTACCGTGCGTCAGGCCCGGGGCACCCGTTACCCCGATCCGGTCCAGGCGGCTATCGAGGCGGAGCAGGCTGGTGCCGACGGGATCACCGTGCATCTGCGTGAGGATCGCCGGCACATCCAGGAACGGGATGTGCGACTGCTTGCCGAGGTATTGCAGACCCGGATGAATCTGGAGTTGGCAGTGACGGATGCGATGCTGGCCTTTGCCGCCGAGATTCGGCCGGCGCATGTTTGCCTGGTGCCGGAAAAGCGCGAGGAGCTGACTACCGAAGGTGGGCTGGATATCATTGGTAACCAGGCCCGGGTGCAGGCAGCCGTGGAGCAGTTGACGGAGCTGGGCAGCGAAGTGTCGCTGTTTATCGATCCGGACCTGGCGCAGATCGACATGGCGCGGCGCCTGGGGGCCCCTGTGATTGAGCTGCATACCGGGCATTATGCCGACACCAGCGGGACTGAGCAGGCCGCCGCGCTCAAGAGTATTCGTCATGCAGCAGCCCATGCGCGCAAGTTGGGTCTGGTGGTGAACGCCGGTCATGGGCTGCATTATCACAATGTCGAACCGATTGCGGCCATTGATGGCATGCATGAACTGAATATCGGTCACGCGATAATTGCCCGTGCACTTTTTTCCGGCCTGGCGAGCGCGGTACGAGACATGCGTAGCCTGATTCAGGCGGCTCAGCAGCGATGA